The Vespula pensylvanica isolate Volc-1 chromosome 5, ASM1446617v1, whole genome shotgun sequence genome includes a window with the following:
- the LOC122629321 gene encoding anaphase-promoting complex subunit 1 isoform X1 has protein sequence MIAASDPVEYIPGGRQIYSKHPGSVINQQSLNNSSSPGESILLEKLSQVNISEKSFKEFWLIRDNDMCGEEELYCSGKVAIHSKGDQSTRVLQTSYTCETDIKHALWCNFCTSIPDHLSRGKNQNNEEQLGETIECICLLDSYTLRVFTENGEDYVSSLQFQVSAVWPTKYGILLEKAQIPKQNISETRYTSSETCKYPLQIDANLPIAFSLMHPLDEICPLLIKHGNISYMCESNQQIVFTSSEPSLAVIYDEKTGLHSVYKIRKALIEECQMVCRNNETTQSLFNFSTSASPLNIGSNISANKNYSNKSHINMFGIVNPHLNNVGGGYGIPNSPFGSRGTSYTTTGSCGQSPSQVQQQHSRSQSPMATISRCQSPTHSGFSPLLGIPNTIINHHSRLHQMVMGTNLNHTQNSPAGNGSSIQLQDAITPSKPLYPEICLDHVWTENVGIPKKDILPGRASKVLLTSDFVGQSYLGYLVPSRSQFFLVRLEKTNKQQHIIFGMVTNIIAKDAVSLPNLHMIAIIDSSNNIVLYSGTTCVGKLHVSSILPNLTCKYFVSNINHKLGSPFPRRSSLISQNCGNSHEIRFEEALHLLSPVGGTCAQPPILLENSVLDLNLVGLKDAVGNKITLEYGNKSYFRITLPTCSTSPLVTKCLKTLRSVLQRDLAMQLLVKWYGARNAPGPQDFSPVQEWYLFLVVLFTLLGYDVEKLQLIQNNEKDQFTERNSPMVVPKKQKTSDSGSNDDWMYVINSIKSKNSQNFISDILGLTKFSNTHDTLSSKNAESKTTGRINYQAILFSYLPLILFSLHLLYEELKLDCVMSESLPLLAQLLYQLSTDLKFDTYAHHYFLDFPMLHYLKKTVSQINDTDLQKITTPNYISLKPPDIFKTLNNLLIGANVVPFPYLYHVNPRARNIVYLTTLVANENKTDKLEMDKFVKLIIPAGSRVDFQESRNKFDRDMPKQLQQPTIENIVLLYHEMGMKKEDLETLPPGVSLILKDVMHRCRERPPSNWPANVYELVDRQDLAALGTHLNSLHMNDPNDNDGKNYLTKDLDQDDGMEFDDNILKLRFNKDHRVAEVRRLLNSSKPVRIAIVQRPDVSDHEFIEEQERHLHALCTRTMALPVARGMFTLRTATPIITEQLPIPRLCLTGKAPPRGTTVELAHIDVPPNMNLWPLFHNGVAAGLRIHPNASNIDSTWIVYNKQQQGEFGIEHSGFLMALGLNGHLKNLAPFSMYEYLVECHEATSVGLLLGLSATHRATMDVSMTKLLSLHVETLLPPTSIELNVPQNVQVAALMGVGLVYQGTAHRHISHALLSEIGRPPGPEMKNCVDRESYSLTAGLALGLVVLGCGGATDLASIPDTLHYYMVGGHVRPFTGAQKDKYKSPSYQIREGDSINIDVTSPGATLALGLMYFNTGNRAVAEWMQAPDTQYLLDFVRPDFLLLRILAKSLILWNEIQPTKSWVSSHVPNIVYKYRLQKPTPGITQNVDLETMNQAYCNIIAGACMALGLKYAGTANKNAFRTLFNYAQMFTALSHKTIAELAGKSTIETCLNVILLSTAVVMAGTGDLEIMRICRHVRTRVGPTSSVVTYGSHLATHMALGLLFLGGGRYTLSNNPSSIAALVISLFPKFPTHSNDNRYHLQALRHLYVLAVEPRVILPRDIDSGQYCYATVQLTFINDNETQGQEMVLQAPCLLPQLSSLQKIELKDTRYWEIVFEKNYNWQQLEDMLKRSDSLSVKQRAGCLSYIEDPHGFRSLIAQTLTTEKAFAWTIRPEYITSFTNDKTVLNIVKYFMQVFKKEKRNYEGNMKVILHGNTNKAKHDYFSKNLSNITSTISNNWNEQSEHSQGMEITEMSSSLKDINYVPETEETCYGITEFEQNFLQTFAVIVYECVIKDKVGLLPSWVSMVKNMEILEKQPNSFSIWQIKLLSSQMLHKLSLKESNPLLSAETILAIKQKVSLTLDGWENELIPVIKHYLTTGIIECDLKTLSKMSTYFIFYDVPYYTDNKIFLRPFQQEEMMSTISSVTLYKLYKIFKTN, from the exons ATGATTGCCGCCTCAGATCCGGTG GAATATATTCCTGGTGGACgtcaaatttattcaaaacatCCTGGGTCAGTAATAAATCAACAGTCATTAAATAATTCGTCTTCACCAGGAGAAAGTATTCTATTGGAAAAACTTAGTCAAGTTAATATATCAGAAAAATCTTTT aaagaattcTGGTTAATACGTGACAATGATATGTgtggagaagaagaattatattGCTCTGGGAAAGTTGCAATTCATTCAAAAGGTGATCAATCCACTCGTGTACTTCAAACTTCATATACTTGTGAAACCGATATAAAGCATGCATTATGGTGTAATTTTTGTACAAGTATACCAGATCATTTGTCAAGAgggaaaaatcaaaataatgaaGAGCAGTTAGGTGAAACAATAGAATGTATTTGTTTGCTAGATTCTTATACTCTTAGAGTTTTTACAGAAAATGGTGAAGACTATGTATCTAGTTTACAATTTCag gTTTCTGCTGTTTGGCCAACAAAGTATGGTATTTTACTTGAAAAAGCACAAATTCCTAAGCAAAACATTTCTGAAACAAg GTATACTTCATCAGAGACATGTAAATATCCATTGCAAATTGATGCCAACTTGCCAATAGCATTTTCACTTATGCACCCTTTAGATGAAATATGTCCATTACTTATTAAGCATG gaaatatatcatatatgtgtGAATCAAATCAGCAGATTGTCTTTACTAGTTCTGAACCATCATTGGCTGTAATATATGATGAAAAAACTGGATTGCATTCTGtgtataaaatacgaaaagcACTAATAGAAGAGTGTCAGATGGTTTGTAGAAACAATGAAACAACACAaagtttattcaatttttcaacAAGTGCATCACCATTAAATATTGGTAGCAATATATCAGCTAATAAAAACTATTCTAATAAAAgtcatataaatatgtttg gCATAGTTAATCCACATTTAAATAATGTTGGAGGTGGATATGGCATACCAAATAGTCCTTTTGGATCTCGAGGTACTTCATACACTACAACAGGTTCATGTGGCCAATCTCCTTCACAAGTGCAACAACAACATTCACGTTCTCAAAGTCCAATGGCTACTATTTCACGTTGTCAATCTCCAACACATTCAGGATTCTCTCCCTTACTTGGAATACctaatacaattataaatcATCATTCACGATTACATCAAATGGTTATGGGAACTAATTTAAATCATACACAAAATAGCCCTGCTGGTAATGGCAGTAGCATTCAGCTTCAAGATGCTATTACTCCAAGTAAACCCTTATATCCTGAGATATGTCTTGATCATGTATGGACAGAAAATGTAGGAATTCCAAA AAA ggATATACTACCAGGACGAGCATCTAAAGTTCTTCTAACATCTGATTTCGTTGGTCAAAGTTATTTGGGATATTTAGTACCAAGTAgatcacaattttttttagttcgattagaaaaaactaataaacaacaacatattatttttggaATGGTTACAAATATAATAGCAAAAGATGCAGTTAGTTTGCCA aatTTACATATGATAGCAATCATTGATTCatcaaataatatagtattgtATTCGGGCACAACATGTGTAGGCAAGCTACATGTATCAAGCATTCTTCCGAATCTTACATGTAAATATTTCGTGTCAAATATTAATCACAAACTCGGTTCTCCATTTCCACGACGAAGTTCTTTAATTTCGCAAAATTGTGGAAATTCTCATGAGATCAGATTTGAAGAAGCTCTACACCTTTTGAGTCCAGTCGGTGGCACCTGTGCACAACCACCaattttgttagaaaattcTGTACTAGATCTAAATCTTGTTGGTCTGAAAGATGCAGTGGGTAATAAAATTACGTTAGAATATGGTAACAAAAGTTATTTCCGGATTACGCTACCAACTTGTAGTACATCTCCATTAG ttacCAAATGTTTAAAAACATTGCGTAGTGTATTACAAAGAGACCTTGCAATGCAGTTATTAGTAAAGTGGTATGGAGCTCGAAACGCACCAGGTCCACAAGATTTTTCTCCAGTACAAGAATggtatctttttcttgtagttttatttactttgttgGGATATGACGTTGagaaattacaattaatacaaaacaatgaaaaagatcAATTTACTGAACGAAACAGTCCAATGGTTGTTccaaaaaagcaaaaaaccAGTGATAGTGGATCCAATGATGATTGGATGTAcgtaataaattctattaaatctaaaaattctcaaaattttatttctgataTATTAGGACtgacaaaattttctaatacacATGACACATTATCTTCAAAAAATGCTGAATCAAAGACTACAGgaagaataaattatcaagcaattttattttcatatcttcCTCTTATTCTATTCTCATTGCATTTATTATatgaagaattaaaattagattGTGTAATGTCAGAAAGCTTACCATTACTTGCTCagttattatatcaattaagcACAGACTTAAAATTTGATACTTATGCTCATCATTACTTTCTTGATTTTCCAATGCtacattatttaaagaaaacagTATCTCAAATAAATGATACAGATCTACAGAAAATAACTACACCAAATTATATCAGCTTAAAGCCACCGGATATATTCAaaacgttaaataatttactaattGGTGCAAATGTAGTACCATTTCCGTATCTGTATCATGTAAATCCTCGAGCAAGAAATATAGTGTATTTAACTACACTAGTagcaaatgaaaataaaactgaTAAACTAGAAAtggataaatttgtaaaactgATAATACCAGCTGGAAGTCGTGTAGATTTCCaagaaagtagaaataaatttgatagagATATGCCAAAACAATTACAACAACCGACCATAGAAAACATTGTGCTATTATATCATGAAATGG gtatgaaaaaagaagatttagaAACTTTACCACCAGGagtatctttaatattaaagGATGTTATGCACAGATGCAGAGAACGTCCGCCATCTAATTGGCCGGCGAATGTATATGAATTAGTAGATCGTCAAGATTTGGCTGCATTAGGTACACATTTAAACTCATTACATATGAACGATCCTAATGATAATGATGGAAAGAATTATCTGACTAAAGATTTGGATCAAGATGATGGAATGGAATTTGATGATAAT atattaaaactCAGATTTAATAAGGACCATAGAGTAGCTGAAGTACGACGATTACTTAATTCATCAAAACCCGTAAGAATAGCAATAGTACAACGACCAGATGTGAGTGATCACGAATTTAtagaagaacaagagagacATTTACATGCTCTATGTACAAGAACAATGGCTCTTCCTGTAGCTAGAGGCATGTTCACACTTAGGACTGCAACTCCTATAATTACAGAGCAATTACCAATTCCTCGACTTTGTTTAACAg gTAAAGCACCTCCTCGAGGAACTACAGTAGAATTAGCTCACATAGATGTACCACCAAACATGAATTTGTGGCCTCTATTTCATAATGGAGTGGCTGCTGGTCTTCGCATTCATCCAAATGCATCAAACATTGATTCAACTTggattgtatataataaacaacaaCAAGGCGAATTTGGCATTGAACATTCAGGGTTTTTAATGGCACTTGGTTTGAATGGTCATTTAAAGAATCTAGCACCGTTTAGTATGTACGAATACCTCGTTGAATGTCACGAAGCAACTAGTGTTGGTCTTTTGCTTGGCTTATCTGCGACACATCGAGCTACAATGGATGTGTCAATGACAAAATTATTGTCATTACATGTTGAAACCTTACTGCCACCAACAAGCATAGAGTTGAATGTTCCACAAAATGTTCAAGTAGCTGCATTAATGGGAGTTGGTTTGGTATATCAAGGGACTGCACATAGGCATATATCACATGCTTTATTATCAGAAATCG gAAGACCACCTGGTCCAGAAATGAAGAATTGCGTTGATCGAGAATCGTATTCTTTAACGGCAGGATTGGCATTAGGATTAGTTGTACTTGGATGTGGTGGTGCTACTGATCTTGCCAGTATACCTGATACTTTACATTATTACATGGTTGGTGGGCATGTACGACCTTTTACGGGAGCACAAAAGGATAAATACAAATCTCCAAG TTATCAAATACGTGAAGGAGATTCTATCAATATTGATGTAACAAGTCCTGGTGCAACATTAGCTTTAGGCCTTATGTACTTCAATACAGGAAATCGAGCTGTAGCTGAATGGATGCAAGCACCAGATACACAGTACTTACTTGATTTTGTGAGGCCAGATTTTCTACTATTAAGAATATTGGctaaatcattaattttatggaATGAAATTCAACCAACTAAATCATGGGTTTCTAGTCATGTCCCcaatatcgtttataaatatagattacAAAAGCCCACACCAGGAATTACCCAAAATGTGGATCTAGAAACTATGAA tcAAGCATACTGTAACATTATAGCAGGAGCTTGTATGGCTTTAGGGCTGAAATATGCAGGAACTGCAAACAAAAATGCATTTAgaactttatttaattatgctCAAATGTTTACAGCATTGTCTCATAAAACAATAGCTGAGTTAGCAGGCAAATCTACTATAGAAACATGTTTAAATGTGATTTTACTTTCCACTGCTGTTGTCATGGCAGGAACAGGTGATTTAGAG aTTATGAGAATATGTAGACATGTAAGAACAAGAGTAGGACCTACTAGTAGTGTTGTTACATATGGTTCTCATCTAGCAACACATATGGCTCTTGGTCTTCTTTTCCTTGGTGGTGGTAGATATACTCTTTCAAATAATCCTAGTTCTATAGCTGCTCTTgtgatttctcttttcccaaAATTTCCAACACATAGCAATGATAACAG ATATCATCTACAAGCTTTGCGACATTTATACGTTCTAGCTGTTGAACCACGTGTAATCTTACCAAGAGATATAGACAGTGGACAATACTGTTATGCTACAGTACAGTTGacatttattaatgataatgaaacTCAAGGACAAGAAATGGTTCTTCAAGCTCCATGTCTGTTGCCACAATTAAGCAgtttacaaaaaatagaattaaaagacACTCGATACTGGGAAatcgtatttgaaaaaaattacaattggCAACAACTTGAAGATATGTTAAAGAGAAGCGATTCTTTAAGTGTTAAACAAAGGGCTGGATGTTTATCATATATAGAAGATCCCCAT gGTTTCAGAAGTTTAATAGCACAAACTTTAACAACAGAGAAAGCTTTTGCGTGGACTATACGCCCAGAATATATAACATCATTTACAAACGATAAAACAGTATTAAATATAGTAAAGTATTTTATgcaagtatttaaaaaagaaaaaagaaattatgaagGAAACATGAAAGTCATTTTACATGGAAATACAAATAAAGCAAAacacgattatttttctaaaaatttaagTAATATAACTTCAACAATAAGCAATAATTGGAATGAACAATCAGAACATTCTCAAGGAATGGAAATCACAGAAATGTCATCTTCATTAAAAGATATCAATTATGTCCCTGAAACAGAAGAAACTTGTTATGGAATAACAGAGtttgaacaaaattttttacaaacattTGCAGTAATTGTTTACGAATGTGTTATCAAAGATAAAGTTGGACTTTTACCATCATGGGTAAGCATGGTTaaaaatatggaaattttagaaaaacaaCCGAACAGTTTTTCGATATGGCAAATAAAGCTTTTATCTTCACAAATGTTACACAAGTTGTCTTTGAAAGAATCAAATCCACTTCTTAGTGCAGAGACTATACTTGCaattaaacaaaaagtatCACTTACTTTAGATGGATGGGAAAatg AATTAATACctgtaataaaacattatttaacaACTGGAATTATTGAATGTGATTTAAAAACATTATCAAAAATGagtacatatttcattttttatgatGTACCTTATTAtacagataataaaatattct tGAGACCATTTCAACAAGAAGAAATGATGTCTACAATATCAAGCGTCACATTGTACAAGTTgtataaaatctttaaaaccAATTAA